The Brachypodium distachyon strain Bd21 chromosome 4, Brachypodium_distachyon_v3.0, whole genome shotgun sequence nucleotide sequence TTCATCGAGGACTACCGGCCAGTGGAAGGAATAATGATTGCACATGCTGGACGCTCGGCCGTAACCCTCTTTCGCTTCGGAGAGGTTGCCATGAGCCACACCAAAACTCGCATGGAGGAGGCATGGAGCATCGAGGAGGTTGCGTTCAATGTTCCTGGTCTCTCCATGGACTGCTTCATCCCACCCACTGATATCAAGTCTGGATCCATCAGTGAGACTGTTGAGCTTCCGCACGGTGGCAAGAGCAAGGTTGGTCTTCTCACATGCCATGGTGTGAAGGTTGCTGCTTTGGAGAAAGCTGATGATAACGTTGCTTGGAGCGGAGCCCTGCAGCGAGATTGCAAGTGATTTGTGGTCTGTCCATACTGCTTCTTGCAGTAGCTACTGACTCATTTTGATGAATGTAGGTAGAAAGAAAGGGCCAAAGGAGGATTTTGGATCTTTAAAATTCCAAATGTCCTCTGTAAATAGGGAAGGTCAAGGCAATCACATGGTCTTCCATGTCCCTGAGGAGGCCTTGTGTGAAGAATCCTTTCCGATCTCATTCAGAGATATGGCGTAGTAGGTAGGCTTGTTGgtaatttctgttttttggTTAGTGCCTGTGGAAGAACCAGGGGTGTTCCTCCTCCATCCAACCACATGATGAGgacatggtggtggtgctAGCAGTACTAATTATCAGAGAGccagcgaggaagaaggattTCGTCGTCGGCAATCAAGAGTGAATTTTATCATTGGGTCGCGTCTAATTAGCAGTCCAGTGTGCTTTGGTTGGTGATAGTCTGTGGTCAAACTAACTTTTAGGGGGAGAAATGGAAGGGGTCCAGAGTGGTTGTTGCTCTTTGTTTAGGGTACCACCATATCATGGGTCTGGCTGTTCTCCCCTTTCCCCTTCACACACATCTCTCTTATTTAGTATGAGATGGTGGTTGTATTCTACAGAAGTTGATGTAAGCCAAAAACTTCTATGAATATCATGGATTGagctgttttttttcccttcccTATGCTGTGCACtcattcttcttcctcctcacttTTGCATGCTAAAGCAATGATATCAGCTTTTGGATGCTAATTTGCCAGTACTATAATGCACCATCAGTGTATCTTTTGCCCCCCTCTTCTTGCAACTCAGCTTTAGTTTGCAGTGTGTGGACTGTAGAGGGGGTATGATGATGATCCATTAACATGGGTGGCAATGGCACCCATGTGCCATCACCTCAGTTGCTGCGATGCACACAAGCATTGGTATTACTTTCCTTTGTTAAGGTGCAATTAGCTTTGCCactttttgtttatctctttGACTCCCATTCCTTCAGATGCTTCAGCACAATGCAATGCCTGCTAATGCACGGCGGCACCTCATTATGGATGCATGTCATTGGTTGTGTTATTGTCGGTGATGTATTTTACCAACATGTATATCTCTGCAGTGGCCCACTTGTTGGTCTCACACGACGAATTTTTTGATTCTGCGCGGCAATCAACTCGAGCcaaaatttcacaaaaatgtTAAATCCCAGTACTCTTTACcaaaatttcacaaaaatgtTAATCCGGCTATCCCCATTGGCTCAAATTATTGGGAATTGACTCTGCAaagcagaaagaaaagatcTCCCAGAGCCCAGTCCCGAtctgatgcatgcatgaatccTGATCACCGTAACCAATCAATCAAAGAAGCATGAATCCAGCAAATTTGCCGCACCTTTTGCCTTGTTCTTTGAGAGGACCACACCACACTGTCGCCGGAGCACTCGAAGATTGGTTGTTAGACCCCCCCTTTTGGACTTGACTTTGAACAGCAAACTCCAATTAGTCACACAACAGGTACTACTAGCAAGCAAGTAGAGCATTTGCTAATGCAGGTGCAGTGCACTATGCTATGCTGTGCTCTCTCTTTTGACTTGGGTGTGTGGCTAAAAAGCCTAAAAGGCATGCAGATTGCAGGGTCTTTGATCAGCAAAGACTTGGAGCAAAAAAAGCTGCAACCTTTACTCCTCTAGTGCAACTGCAGGGTAGTACTTTGGGTCAGTGGTATGTTTTACATTCCATTTCCATGGCATGGCATCTTGCTGGTGAGAAGTTTACATGTGCTCTGCCTGAGGCAGTTGGTCAGAGCTTAGCTCAGATCAAGAAATACCCTGGGGGTTAAAAGAGCAAAGATGGTAACAAATATATGTTAAAAGTTGGAGCTGAATTCTGCAGGCATTTGGCTGTAAAGCGAGGTTCGTGGAGAAAGGTTGTCGGTCTCGTCTTACAGTTAGTTACAGAGTGTGGGAGTGCTTCAGACATGTTATTATGGAAGACCGTCGTTTGACCGAATATCTCACCTTTCAGCTCGAGCTTTTGGATGATTTCGCACATGAAATTTAACATGTTTTCGAGCACGATCGAGCCTATGTCGtatctcttcctcttccggtGATCGAAGCGCACCCGACACGTGTGAGTACGAGAAATCTGAGAGGCTAGCTTATGGATTGGATGGACACTTTTTGGGGGGGAAATGATTTGGCGGTGCAGGAAGATCAAAGTGGGAACGAATTGGGTTCAAACGAGCACAGATTCTATTGCATACTGGATAGCACTAGAGGTGTGGAGTATAGCAAGCAGCATCCTATGCATGCAAACAACCACTAGGAAAGAATGGCATGCCTTTTCCCACTGTTCTTGCAGAAGATACTTGTTTGGGAATTGGATCCCCCCTTGGGTTCGTACAAGCGATAGCTCTATCCTACCATAAACGGAACCTCTTATGCATGCCCTTTATCTTGTTCACAACCCTTTATACAGCGTGTTCGACAATATCGGGAAAGGGGAACGGAAGTTAAGAGGAGAAAGTTTGTTGTGGGATTAAACAAGGTAAATTTGATTTGTAATCTGAATTCCTTGTTTTCGGTTTTGTCCTGTGCATGCTCTTTGTCAGGGTTTTTTCGCACGGCTTTCCTTAAATAAGCGGTGCATTGTATCGGTtttccggtccggttttccttataaacgGGGCCAATTCTTTTTTCTAATCGAACCGCGGGGATCGACCGATgtgtcctaaaaaaaaatacttctgGGGATTAAACAGGAAAGTCTCGTTCCTATCTGGTTGGTAGGAAATCATGAGAAGTTAGCTTACAGACGATGGATAGCTGAgatgtgtttttttagaaaagaatTCCCTTGCAACCTATATCTCTTCTCGTGCTATTAAAATGGTGAGAGCTGGACTCTCAGATCCCTCTTAACTTTCTGTTAAAATGGTAATCGGTGTTTCTCATGAGAAACTTTTTTCTAAAGGAGATGTTAAGTTAAGAGACAAAGCCAAGGAAGTGAAACCATCTTCCGTCTCGTTCTATTTCTCCAACAACATTCGCTTCCCTTTGGGCTCAGTTTGGACGGCCTAGCAATACAGATTTAGCTTGTCCAACATTGGGCTAAAGAGAGGCCGAATCCTTGATGGGCCGTTGTAAGATAGGAGTAAAAGAGATCTGCTGTCCTTTGGGCCCATTAGGGTCTGCTTGTGGCGTGGCTTGTAGTAAAGCTTCTGTCCCATCCATCGATGACCATGTTCCTTCTACTTTTGCACCCTGGCTTGGATCGCCTTGGTCTGCATCTTGATCTTGGTATTCTTTCCTTGACACTTAAGACAAGCAAAGATGACGGGAAGAAAATGAGCGAGAGAAGCTAAAAAAGGCAAAGGCAAAGGCGAAGTTTGCTCTTTTGTTGAATCACGAGGCCATCTTGTGCTAATCACCCATTGTCATCATGCATACACATGCTACAACACTTGTCCTTAACCTTCACCCCTCTTTGATCacctgaagcctgaagatggtTGTTTCTTTTCCTGCATCGTGTAAGAGAAAATctggagaaagaaaaatggagtACGGTGGCGCACCTCTGTCTCTGTCTCTCATCGATCACTCATTCATTTGACTCTCTCGCTCGTTTTGGCCTTTCCAATGCTTCACAGTTCACACAGAGCCACAGAGAGGCCTCGGGCCAGAGAGCTAGCCAGGGTCGTCACTCTGGCCAGTACAGTAGACTAGACTGTGCGTGTGGCCTTCTTTTACCAGTAGCgcgtgctgccgctgcccagCTTGCACTGTCCCTCACACTCTCACTCCACTGCCACACGCAAACCCAGCTCGCCATGGCGCCTCGCTTCTTCGTGCCTCTGcccctcgtcgtcgtcctcctgctcgccgcctccaccgcccaCTCCCAATCCCCAGCCGCCGCGCCATCCACCTCCTCCCCCAACTCCGGCGCCGCCATTTCCCCTTCTCcagccacctccgccgcttcccCTCCAACAACCTCTTCCCCAACcgccccttctccttcttcttcctcctccaagaAGAACCCGATCTCCACTCCCCCCGCGGCGCCCCCCTCGAAGCCCAGCACCAAGATCACCTCCCCtgccccggccgccgctccgcctACCCCAGCCAGCTCCCCTCCGCCCGCATTGCCGCCCCCGGCcaccgcgcccgcgcctgcgCTATcgtctcctccggcgccggcgccagtAGTTGCTGCCGCTCCAACGCCCACACTGCCGCCTGCGGTGCCGGCGCCCACGCCGGCAGTGTCGTCTCCGCCCCCGGCGGCGCTCGCCCCCGCGCCGGAAGTGTCGtcccctccggcgccggcgcccgtcGTTCTCGCCGCCCCGGTCCCGGCACCCGCGCCGACGAAGAATCCCCGGACCaagaccaagaagaagagcctcCCTCCCGCCGGGCCTCCGCTCTCctccgctgccggcgccggcagcggcctCGCCCCGGGTCCCGGCCCGTCGGCCGCCGACATGTCGGTACGTATCCCTACAGCCCCCATCCCCGTTAATTACGTACTCGGCGTAAACTAATCCGGGCCGTCGGATTCCAAGCCCGGCGCGAGTAAACCGCATTTGATCCTCTCCGCCCTCGCGTCCGCAGCGGGGCCCGAGTGTCAGTCAACGGTTGTCCGGTCAAACAAGACCACTAAGCCCGTGAGGCTGTGCGTGGAGCCTTCCGGGTGGTCTCGTTTACCCGTTAGTTTGagctgtatttttttttaacgtCTTATCTGACTGCGACCTGGGTCCCACTTGCAGAGCGGCGCGGCCCCAAGAGGCTAcacggcggcgaggaccgGAGGCGCgacgatgctgctgctgctggttgttgcCGTCTCGCTGACGGTGGGACCTGCGCTGGCCTGAGCTGAGCCGAGCCGCCTGAGGATGGCCGGTGGGGTCACCATATTCAGCCAGTCCTTGCTTATTACTATAGCTGCCACTTGTTATTACCACGACTACCACTACTACCTACCATTGATCCCTCTGCTCTTACCTACTGTGCTGATCCGCTCCTGTCTGTGCTGATTTTTGCTTGGATCTGTAAACTCTGCACTGCTGCTACTTCCTTATTACTATGATTATTATTATAACCAGCTTGTTATTACCATGGTCTCTAAATTACTACTGCCGCTGCTTTGCAATGGGTCCTTTCACTGTCCACGGTGCCCCCAAAGCAGCAGCCACTGGTTATGTGGGCCATGCCTGCTCCTTTATCAACCTTGTACATGGTTGCAGACCCATTATTACTTGGATGGAATTATAGCAGGTAAATTGCTTGGTTGATGTTGTTTatggcgcgcgcgcgcacacacctGCATTTTCTAAACAAACAATAACAACTGTCAAGAAGAGCCGGCCAACCTGGAGTGTCTTTTAATCTTGTCCCGTGCAGTGTCTTGGAAGTTGGAAGTAGGGAGGTGCTAAATGCATGTGAAACAGTTGGCAATTGTTGTTAGCTTGCTGCTTCTTGCTTTGCTAGATCCTTGGAAACTGCTGATACCTGCCAATATATAGAACAAAATACCAGTACCAGGATATCTAAGATACTGCCAAGTATGAAAGAATCAGAACCCAAAAAATACAATATGATAATCACAAAATGACAATGTCTCAGTCACCTGTGTCTGGCTCCTGATGGTGGCCAGTCCTGTTCTGTCCAAACTGGCATGTTTACATGGAATTTAGCTTACTGTCATCGATTTTTTTAGCTCAGACACTGGACACTTGGCTTGTTTTACACTTTTACTTGCCAGCGCCATTGTTCATGATTCTACTTTAATGGACTTGAGTGATTTAATCGTTCTGCAAAATTATCTAGAATTTGCCACATTGGTTTTCACAAGGGCTGTAATTTGAACTGACTGTTGGGACATTGGACTCCACATACTGAAATATAACAATACTCCGTATATCAGCAGCACTCTTATTCTTGCAACAAGGAGAAAACACCAATCTCTGCTAAAGAAAAAGGCACAAAAGCTGGGAAAGCTCTTCTTTTGGGGAACCTGATAGCAGTAGGCTGCCCATACAGCAATGCTAGTGCACACACACAAATCTAAGCAGTCCTGTGTtgtgtacatttttttattactaCTTGGAAACCTGAGCCCACTTGAGACCAAATCACAGTGATGGACAAAAGCTTCAGGATCAAACAAGAGTAGCTCCTGGGCTTGATTCTCGGCTTGTGACGCATGCAAAGGATCTTACCAACAATCTTTAGAACTCaccctttcttttctttttggggaATCTAATCTTTGATGATTGATACCCAAAGTATGTCCAGTTGGGACTCTTGTCTAGAAATATCAGATTATACAAACCCATTATGTACAAAAAGAAAGGAATTTTTGGAAACCTCTCAATATGCATTTCATGCCTCAATCTGTGTTCCTTTTTCACTATGTTTCTTCCCCTCAAGACAATAAACTAGCCCACAGCACCACTGAGGGGTTGGTGCCCCCGCTGATCGGACCTGCCGGAGAATATGTCCTCCGGTGCATTGGTGAACCTGAAACTGTTCAAATTACTGAATTTCGGTTGTGCACCACGTTTGTGATTGTCGAGGTAGACCACCACAACCGTGATATCGTCGTGGAAGTGCCGCCTTATCCCTCTCTCGATCTGTTGTATGTCGGCGTATTTCATCTCTCTTTTCCTTGCAGCTTCAGACAGTGCCGCTCGCACCAATCGCTTGGCTATTCCCTGAGCACATTTTCCACACAAAATGTATCAGATTCTGTATAACAGAATAGTGGTTCGCCCTGACTAGGTTAAGTAAACTTTGCTTACTGCTCTGGGATTCTTGAAGACAATATCCACCGCCGCTTTGTCGGTTAGCTGCTCCCACAGACCATCTGACGCAAATATTAAGAAGAGGTCTTGCTGTCGCAGATGGTGTACTTTGATTGATGGCTCGGCTGTTATGACGGCCCGCTTCAACGGAACAGGACAGACATAATGCTGAAACTTAGGGTTTCTGGCAAATTCAGGCTTCTTCAGGTAGACATCCCCAATTGATCTGGAAACCTGAATGAACCAAATAAATGACGTCAATTCTTGCAAAGAGTGGCTCGTGATTGTCGATGTATAAAAGCAGGTTTGTTGTGTTGAACTACTATTATGGGTTTAAGGAACATTATAAAGCAAAGGGTGATGATTATGGATGCAGGCAACTGGTGACATCTTTTCCTAGATGATGTAACACTCACATAGATCGATTAACTATAAGATTTTAAAAACATAAAAAGGAGAGCATATCTTTAGCATTGAGTTAGCCACACTGCACACGTAATCCAAGTTGATGACCCTTTTTAAAAGAATAATATTCATATGGTGTGTTGGATCAAGGGGTGCTTTGCATAAGAACACCGGAATCTATGTCATGATACGGAGATCGTATGCACCTCCATGTATAATGAACAATGGAACGAAAGCGGCATCCAATCAAAACAGGAATATTTACTTTATCCGAGTAACAAATGCAGCGTAGGCGATATAAAGTGAGCGCAAGGGATATTAGTAGGTCACTTCGCTAGAACCTTTGATTGGTCAGCAACCTCAAAAACTTGATAAACATTCATCAACTATGGCCCAAGAAGAGTCATCAAATCACCCTCAAACTCTAAAGTGGATGAGGCATACCTTTTGGACTCAATTCTCTATATTTTCTAACTTAGCATCAGGCTTCACTTACACTACAGCTGCAAATACTTTTGAGTCGGAATAGAATGGGACCAGATCACCTAAGGTGTGAGGCTCTCTGGACTTGTTCATGACATGTTAATTGAGTACAAACAATTCTGGGGACCACAGCGTCTGAAACAAAGCTATCTAGTAGTGATGACTTAATTTTTGTACAACATAAGGATCGAAACTAACATAATTTAATTACGGCATGTACCTGAATGATGCCCTTGATTCGCCAAACTCCCTTGGTGTAGACGACTATATGCGAATCATCAGGATGCTGCTCAGCAAGCTCCTTTCGTACCTCCTCGTCGGCAACATTATGGTCATTGGACAGCCTCTCGGCCACTACTCCCCGGCCATTAGGTCCTTTATGGCCAAGGACCACTCTTGAGTCCCCTAAATTGGCGACATACAGAACATTGTTGGCGATTGCTCCGACGAGGCAGCAGGAGCCGGCTGCGGCAATCTTGGGCCGTTTGAGCCATGATCCTTTGACTAGGTGCAAGAACTCCTCTTCTGTAGCATGGAACGCCTTCTTGATTGCGTCATTTGACACGCCTCCTTGCTCGGATGCAAACTCTGTCATGATTCAGAGGACTACACTTGCTAAGACACCTTGATAACTATGAAGAGAAAATATTCAGGCAGAATATGAAAACCATATAATTTTGATCAATAGAGATAACTAACATCCTCCACAAAGTGGAGCAATCAAAATGAGGAAAGGTAAGCAAAGAATCTAAATGTGGACGGTCACAATTGGAAACTACGTGACATCTGGATAAAAATTGGCAAATTACAGCAAGTCTGATATGGTTACCATGACAAACAAGTCTAAAAGCTTCAACCAATAATCAGTAAATTAGTTGCAAATTGCAGCAACTCTAAGCTAAACCTAAACAGGAAATCCTGGGTAGTAACATTGGACAGCAACCTGATTATGGCCCCAACCGAGGCGAGCTAATAACGGGAGAGGACCAACTCACTGTGGAGGTGCGGGAAGAGGTGCGAGGAGAGGAAGCGCGAGGCCTCTGGCCCGCCGTGGCCGTCGTAGACCCCGACGaaggtggccgccggcgaggtcgCCACCTGGCCCTGGTCCTCCAGACTCTCGTTGGCCTGCGCCACGGCCATGGAGTACTGCCCGGACGCGTGCGTCTTCAGCTCTGCGTTCCACAGCAACCcatccccgcctcctccggcgccaccgccgccgccgcacccgcaGCCGCTGCGCCCCAGGCACCgctccgccggccgcgccaGCCACCGCAGCATCctgcaccacctcctcctcttgctctCCCCTTTCCGACCCCGGATTCCTCGCCAATATCGTCGttgcctcctcctcgcacgcAACAACTCCAAATTCCTCACCAAGACCGcaacttcttcttcctcctccccctccaaAATTTCACGAAATCTCTCCGCAAGACCGAACCTTCCTCCACCTTGCCACCATCCAAATTAACCGCGCGGATTCGCTGGCGTCTTCGCGCCAAACGACCCAACGCGATCAATCGATCGATATCCACTTCTTGCCCTTTTTTCCCCACTGCTTGCTATTCTTGGTGCTTCTCCTCAGCTGGCAGTTTGCAGTCGGGAGCGATTCCATTAAAAGGCCGTGGCGACACCTGGCCGTCAGGTTTGGTGCCACGGACACGTGGGCGTCTCTCCCTTGCCGATTTGGGAGACCAACGCAGGTCAACGTGTCCTTATCTGGATAGGGCCCACCTGTAGTGAAATGGTCGTGTGTTGACCGGCCAGGGTCGTCAGGGGTCAAGTCAAGCGAGAGGGATCGTGTAAGCCTTAGCCAACacaccttttttcttttaccaaaCCTAGTTGGTTTTTATTATCCCAGTTAAAGAAAAACATTGTTGTTTTGAGTATAGACGCCGTCCTTAAAATATACTACCTCAAGATTAAAATAAACTGCACGCAGTTGATTCTTCTGATCAGGACAAGAGAGCCTTGCTCACTGAACTCGTCAGGCATTGATGCGGCCTCTGAATTCCATTTCTTCGCTGATGAACACACTTGCATGAGAAAGAAGCAATAATGTGCTTACAAGCCTACAAAGCCTGTCTcctaaagaaacaaagaaaaaggctaCAGCAGCCTGAGGTGTTCATCTAGATGAATGTTCTAAATGACATGCCAGTACAAGTGTACAACATCATCACAGCCACACACAATTCAGATTTTGGATTTTGGAACATGGAGAGCAAAAGCACCCCATGGAACATAATTACATAACCTAGCTCATGGCTTTCAATATTCATGATATCTAGTTGTACAGCCAGTTGCAACAACCAATAATCACTGAAGCCGCACGGATATATCATTGACAACGATAAACTGTATCAACGCCTCGCTAATTAACAACACTCGAAGGTCCTTAGATAACAGGTTAACCAGTAACATATTTTAGCTAGGTTTTCTCATCCTCAGTTTTTGCTTATCCATCAGTGATCAGACGTCAGGAGCACGCTGGCCCTGCAGTAAGGGCAGTCGCCACGGGATCGCAACCACCGCTCCAGGCATGCCGAGTGAAAGATGTGCTTGCAGCGCAGCTGGATGAGCCCATTTGGGCCGCCACACCTCTCCAGGCATATCGAGCATTCTGCTGAAGGTGTCGCGTTTtcgccttcttcgcaggctgGTACTTGTAGCATAGGGTCCGGTTCGGTACATGGCGTGACAGGCATATGCTTATCCGCGATGCATTCTTGGACTTTCAAGGCACTGATGGATACACTGGACTGGAAGTAACTCGTTAGGCTACGTAGTTCGCTGTCCGCGGAGGTGGAGACAGCAAGGTCAGCAGGATGAGTTACTGCAGCCCAAATGGTTTCTGAAGATGGTGTCTTTTGCCTGTAACAGTGTGCAAAATATGTGTAAAATGGATGTTCAAGTTCTGAGCTGGAAGAAAGACATGCTGAGAGGTGTCGCTGACCTTCTTCCTGACAAGTCCACGCTATTAAGCCTCTGAAGAAGCCTATCTCTAGCCTGCTGGACAGCATCGGGGAGCCGTCCTTGATCCAACGAGACACTGCGGTTTAGCCTTGAGCTGGAGCCCATACTGCCAATATGTTCGATTATGTTTCCAGCAGATCCCACAAGCTTCACACCATCTCTTTGGCTTCCTGGAAGAAGTTCCTGGCCCTGGGTTAAAAAATAAGATGTTAGAAACTGAAGAACATTTTGCAAAGGTCATCATCATAACAGAAAACATGGAAAATAAGAGTGTGCTCTGCCTTGAAAGTGGTTTGTTGGATGCCTGGAAATAGCTGAATGGCACATAAGAAATAGTGGCCAACTCATGACATCAACTGGAGATTCTACGCATATTTAACTGATTTTTCCATAGGCTATAGAGGCGAAAAGTTCATCTCATAATAACTGAGACATGTATGTTAGAAATTTTCTATTTGCTTGATGATGAGACGTCTAATAAGTATAAGTATTTTGGTAGAAATTGACAGAACATGACAAATGTTTGACGTAAACGCACTTGATAAAAAAATCACAGCTTCCTATCAAAATAAACATTCAGAAAATAAGCAATCACGTAGATTAGGACTTTGAACTTTCCACAGTAGTTTCAGTCAACTTAAAGCTTTGGCTTACTCGTTTGTATTGCAGCCTACAACTCATCTATGTTACTGAATAGCTGTTCAGAAAGAACCATCATTCTCATGTCCCCATTTTTCTACCAAAGATTACTCGAACCTCATTTTCTCAGGAAAGAACATTCCAGCATATGCTGCCTCCGTGATAACAGACATATCAGTAAAATACATTGCAGCCACAAACTTCACAAAGTTTTTAGAAGACTGAACACAATTCTGGCACCAGCTGATATTTCCTCGGAACTGAACATCTGCAAACTCTACCATGGAAGTTTTATGAGGAAATAGGAGAACGTTCCTTCACTGCAAGAAACGTATCATCCAAGCATGAAAAAAACTAACAACAAGCTACATGCAACATAACAGTTCCTAATCACTGAACAATTTGACCGTGACCAAAGGCAAACATGTTGGGCATGCAGTTGATCAGAGATTGATCAAATGGCCACATAGAAGTCCACCGCATCTAGCACTAACAGTAGCTCGTTCCTGGATTAAGTGTCAAAAGATTAGACTCAGGGCCTCACCCTCAACCCCTCTCCATCTATATAAGGAAGGTGAATTTTAACCACACACCTTGTACTTGCTTAGCTGCAACTGCCTGCCC carries:
- the LOC104584362 gene encoding vegetative cell wall protein gp1 codes for the protein MAPRFFVPLPLVVVLLLAASTAHSQSPAAAPSTSSPNSGAAISPSPATSAASPPTTSSPTAPSPSSSSSKKNPISTPPAAPPSKPSTKITSPAPAAAPPTPASSPPPALPPPATAPAPALSSPPAPAPVVAAAPTPTLPPAVPAPTPAVSSPPPAALAPAPEVSSPPAPAPVVLAAPVPAPAPTKNPRTKTKKKSLPPAGPPLSSAAGAGSGLAPGPGPSAADMSSGAAPRGYTAARTGGATMLLLLVVAVSLTVGPALA
- the LOC100829147 gene encoding probable protein phosphatase 2C 78 produces the protein MLRWLARPAERCLGRSGCGCGGGGGAGGGGDGLLWNAELKTHASGQYSMAVAQANESLEDQGQVATSPAATFVGVYDGHGGPEASRFLSSHLFPHLHKFASEQGGVSNDAIKKAFHATEEEFLHLVKGSWLKRPKIAAAGSCCLVGAIANNVLYVANLGDSRVVLGHKGPNGRGVVAERLSNDHNVADEEVRKELAEQHPDDSHIVVYTKGVWRIKGIIQVSRSIGDVYLKKPEFARNPKFQHYVCPVPLKRAVITAEPSIKVHHLRQQDLFLIFASDGLWEQLTDKAAVDIVFKNPRAGIAKRLVRAALSEAARKREMKYADIQQIERGIRRHFHDDITVVVVYLDNHKRGAQPKFSNLNSFRFTNAPEDIFSGRSDQRGHQPLSGAVG
- the LOC100829444 gene encoding probable E3 ubiquitin-protein ligase RHY1A, with translation MPIASKLLYFQRRPSPAPPDPPLEPPDPRRRPCRGTASGPRRPRSGALSHHYHHHNKPGQELLPGSQRDGVKLVGSAGNIIEHIGSMGSSSRLNRSVSLDQGRLPDAVQQARDRLLQRLNSVDLSGRRQKTPSSETIWAAVTHPADLAVSTSADSELRSLTSYFQSSVSISALKVQECIADKHMPVTPCTEPDPMLQVPACEEGENATPSAECSICLERCGGPNGLIQLRCKHIFHSACLERWLRSRGDCPYCRASVLLTSDH